A part of Bacillus rossius redtenbacheri isolate Brsri chromosome 1, Brsri_v3, whole genome shotgun sequence genomic DNA contains:
- the LOC134543321 gene encoding GPI mannosyltransferase 2 has translation MYSLSEKVWWFSLLSRLFVLTLSALANVLLPNHEPGVFLSPKDPLDTRKSVADDVVEVLFGGLLRWDAQYFLHIAKYGYTYENCLAFFPLYPLLVRYFALLLHHALYSVLSYHSVVTISAVIINLVAFVQSAVVLFRLGLCVLKDEAYSYKAAILYCVNPASIFFSAPYSESLFALLTFYGMLKCVKTKGGEELSLQCGLLFGLSAVCRSNGLLNVGFIVYEKLVIFIQFISLKFVHNYIIIKNSSILMLPLLMFPFIVSLISFILTTLLSLIPFIGFQMYGYDKFCSVHRHNLPQFITAYAKANRFKLPGVKRRNSLRHWCASSIPLAYSYVQQHYWDVGFLRYYHWKQIPNFLLAFPMAVIILYYSVKYLNENRQHFLCSLMSVTRHKKDEEKEKVSTKSKFCAAMFVFIVHALFVTCFCILCIHVQVTTRLVASASPILYWFTSSVFPSCGGSAPSDRLAAHLSCNTKSRSSKQFRPEVVETTANLNSWWKVFILSRSSLPIMARVVRVYFFFYLVTGTVLFSNFYPWT, from the coding sequence ATGTACAGCTTATCAGAAAAAGTGTGGTGGTTTTCACTGCTCTCTCGTTTGTTTGTTCTGACTCTCTCAGCATTAGCAAATGTGCTTTTACCCAACCATGAACCTGGGGTGTTTCTCAGCCCAAAGGACCCCCTGGACACTAGAAAATCAGTAGCTGATGACGTTGTAGAGGTTTTGTTTGGTGGCTTGTTGCGTTGGGATGCCCAGTATTTCCTCCATATCGCAAAGTATGGCTACACGTACGAAAACTGCTTGGCTTTTTTCCCCCTGTACCCACTGCTGGTGCGGTATTTTGCTTTGCTCCTACACCACGCACTGTATTCTGTCCTCTCTTACCATTCCGTTGTTACGATTAGTGCGGTCATCATCAACTTGGTTGCTTTCGTGCAGTCTGCCGTTGTGCTGTTCAGACTGGGCTTGTGTGTGTTGAAAGATGAAGCCTATTCTTATAAGGCAGCCATTTTGTACTGCGTGAACCCTGCCAGCATTTTCTTCTCAGCTCCTTATTCGGAGAGCTTATTCGCTTTGTTAACATTTTATGGCATGCTGAAGTGTGTGAAAACAAAAGGTGGCGAAGAATTGTCTCTTCAGTGCGGGCTTCTGTTTGGTCTTTCGGCTGTCTGCAGATCAAATGGACTCCTAAACGTTGGCTTCATAGTATATGAAAAACTAGTCATAtttattcagtttatcagcttgaagtttgttcataattatattataatcaaAAACAGTTCAATCTTAATGCTACCACTTTTAATGTTTCCATTTATTGTTTCACTTATTTCTTTTATCCTTACAACACTTTTGTCTCTCATTCCATTTATAGGCTTTCAGATGTATGGCTATGATAAGTTTTGCTCTGTGCACAGACACAATCTCCCACAGTTCATCACTGCTTATGCTAAAGCAAACAGATTTAAATTACCAGGTGTGAAACGTAGAAACTCACTTCGTCATTGGTGTGCTTCATCTATTCCTCTGGCATATTCATATGTGCAACAACATTATTGGGATGTAGGTTTTCTGAGGTACTATCATTGGAAGCAGATACCTAATTTTCTTCTAGCATTTCCCATGGCAGTTATAATTCTTTattattctgtaaaatatttgaaCGAGAATCGGCAGcattttttgtgttctttgatgaGTGTTACGAGGCACAAAAAGGATGAGGAGAAGGAGAAAGTTAGTACGAAATCAAAATTTTGTGCAGCAATGTTTGTGTTTATTGTTCATGCATTATTTGTGACATGTTTTTGCATTTTGTGCATCCATGTTCAAGTGACCACCCGCCTGGTGGCATCGGCCAGTCCCATATTGTACTGGTTCACTTCGAGCGTGTTTCCGAGCTGTGGCGGAAGTGCCCCTTCTGACAGGCTAGCAGCTCATTTGAGTTGCAACACCAAGAGCAGGTCGTCAAAGCAGTTCAGGCCGGAGGTGGTGGAAACAACAGCCAACTTGAACAGTTGGtggaaagtttttattttgtcacGTAGCTCCTTGCCCATCATGGCACGTGTTGTGAGAgtgtatttctttttttatttggtaacaggaactgttttgttttcaaatttctaTCCATGGACATGA